In Planctobacterium marinum, the DNA window ACACTTTCTGGCCTGATTGCCAAGAGTCTGTTGGAAATAGTGAATTACATGGAACACTATGGCTTGGTAAGAGTTCCCGGTAAACGTGTCTATCCGAGGCATTCATGGAATGCCAATAACAAAATCAGCAGCTGGTCGCTATTTAACCTAACCAGACACTCCCATCACCACGCCAATGCCAATGTGCCATTTCAACATCTGAAGCCAATGTCTGATGCGCCTTTTATGCCCACAGGTTACCTGGGCACCATAGGTTTGACACTCATTCCGCCGTTGTGGTTTAAACTCATGGCGCCTAAATTAGCCCATTGGGATCAGTACTTTGCCGATGAAGGGGAATTACAACTGCTAAACAAGCGTTGAGTTTCAGATTAATTTACTCTGGCTTATGGCTTTTCGTTTCTGGAATTCGGACCGGTAACACCTATATCTGTCAGTGAAGAAGTTAATGGAAGCAGTTTGTGTCCGAATTAAATAATGTCCGTCACGGCAACATACGACAAGCCATCATGCCCGGTTTTATTTTTGTTGTCATACTTTGGCTGATAAAAACCCTTGAATTCCAATTTGGATTTTCGCTACACCAATTGGGTGTTTTTCCCGGGGCAATGGAAGGGCTAATTGGCATTTTAACCGGACCTCTTATCCACGGCTCTTACGAGCACTTAGCCAGTAATAGCCTGGCATTATTGTTATTATTGGCAGCACTTTTTTACGGTTACCCTAATTCAAAATATTGGACGTTGGCCACTATCTGGCTTGGCTCCGGCTTAGGCACCTGGTTGTTTGCCCGCGAAGCCTGGCATTTTGGCGCCAGTGGGCTGACTCACGGCTTGTTCTTTTATCTTTTTGTGATCAGCATTTTACGTCGAGACAAACGTTCCATCGCATTGATGATGATGGTGTTCTTTATGTACGGTGGCATGATTATGACAATATTCCCCAGAGAACCTGGCATATCCTATGAGTACCACTTTTTCGGCGCACTTTTTGGTTTGATTGCTGCGTTGATTTTCAAAAATAGTGATCCCAAACCCATCGAGAAGCAATACGGCTGGGAAATCGAAGACAAAGAAGATGAGTTGATAGGTGATGAATGGCAGACCGAGCAAGATCAGGAACACACGATAGTTGAAGAGGAGCAGCACAAACTGCATTGATAGTTGCTAAGTGATAGACAATGGCCCAAAATTAAGCCAGATAAACTATTCGCAACTAATCATGTTTCAAGTTCGTCCCTTTGTAAAAATGGATTTTGAGTGTGTCCAGGCTATTTATCAGGAAGGCATCGATACTGGCCTTGCCACTTTCCAGACTGAAGTAAAATCCTGGTTTGAGTGGGATGCATCATTTTTACATGATTGCCGCCTGGTATTGCTTAACGAAAATAATCGAGTTTGCGGTTGGGCCGCGCTATCTCCTGTTTCAAGTCGCTGTTGTTACGCCGGTGTAGCAGAAGTCACTGTGTATATGGCTAGCGATACGCGTGGCTACGGTGGTGGTGAAATGCTGCTAAATGCCCTTGTCGCCTGCTCTGAAAAACATGGAATATGGACCTTAAAGGCTGGCATTTTCGAGCAAAACAAAGCCAGTATTCGTTTACATCAAAAATGCGGTTTTAAACTGCTGGGTATTCAGGAAGGATTAGGCAAACTGGGTAACCGCTGGATCAATGTCGCCGCGATGGAAAGACGTAGTAAAGTGGTAGGAATAGATTAATTCCAAGCGCCTCAATCATCAGCACAATAAAGCTCGTAAAGTAAATTAATTACCGGGATGACATTATCATCGCGCAGAGAATAATAAATTGTTTGCGCCTCTCGCCGTGTCTCCACCAGTTTTTCTCGTCGTAAAAAACTTAAATGTTGAGATAAGGTGGATTGTGGGATAGGTACCTGCTCATTGAGTTCAGACACCGATTTTTCCCCGGATTGCAGCAAACAAAGCAACATCAAGCGATGCTTGTTAGCCAGCATTTTTAACAGACTCACTGCCTGCTCAGCATTTTGCTCCATGTCTTTAAATGATTTCATCGCTCGCTACTTTGTTAACCTGTGTCGGGTGAATTAATGCGTTATTGCTTACTGCTTATTTTATCAAATCCCCACATAGTGACTGCCATCAGTACTACAAACACCAAAAGCTTTGGTTCGCCACCGGGAACATTGGCCAGTGCAGGTCCGGGACATAGCCCCGTTATTCCCCAGCCAAGACCAAATAATACAGCCCCTGAAAGTAAAGATTTATCTAACGTTGATTTGTTGGGTAATTGAAAATCTGAAGCAAACACGGGTTTACTCATTTTGGGCTTTATCAGGAAGAAGGCCAGCCAATAAACGACTAAAGCCGCAGCCATTACCAGCAACAAACTGGGATCCCAATTGCCAAAGAAATCCAGGAAATTGAGCACTTTTTGCGGATTCACCATTTGCGATAGTAACAACCCCAGGGAAAAAACCAGTCCTGAACAAAAAGCGCTAAAATTCGATGCTTTCATTCTCAATTCTCCTATGACAAAACGTGGCGCATCAGGGTCACCACCAAAATAGCTATTCCCATAAAAACACAAGTGGCAACAATAGAACGCAGTGAAAATCGACCAATACCGCATACGCCATGGCCGCTGGTACAGCCGGAGCCCATGCGGGTTCCCAGTCCCACAAGTACCGCGCCAATCACCACCTGCCACCAATCCAGATTAATTTCAGAGGGTAATTTGATTTGTATAACATCTATTTGAAAAGCATTAATTACTGCCGGGCCCAACAATAGACCTAGCATAAAATACACAGCAGGTAAGGCATTTTTAGGGGCATTCATCAGTTGCCCCAATAGACCTGAAACCCCCATCACTTTGCCATTAGCTAATAAAAACAAGACACCGGCCAGGCCAATCAATACCCCGCCCGCCAGTGCCGCATAAGGAGTGAATTCTGTCATAAGTAAATTCATATCGTACATTTGCAATTTACGATATATTAACTACAACTCAGAAAATTACAAGTTGCCATTACCTGATAAGCCAACAAAACAAAAAAGGCGCCATTGGCGCCTTTCGATAAACGAATTACCAAAAAAATTATTCTGTCACTTCCGGTTTCATGTGCGGGAACAGTATTACGTCTTTGATAGTGGGTGAATCAGAGAACAGCATCACCAAACGGTCGATACCAATGCCCTCACCTGCCGTTGGTGGTAAACCGTACTCAAGCGCACGAATGTAATCATCGTCGAAGTGCATGGCTTCATCGTCACCGGCTTCTTTTTCTTCCACTTGCTTTTGGAAGCGCGCCGCTTGATCTTCGGCATCGTTAAGCTCAGAAAAGCCATTGGCCAACTCGCGTCCACCAACGAAGAATTCAAAACGGTCTGTAATGAACGGATTTTCATCGTTGCGACGTGCCAGAGGTGACACTTCCCAAGGATATTCTGTGATGAAGGTAGGCTGTTCCAGCTTTTCTTCAGCAACCGCTTCGAATATTTCACACAGATATTTACCCGGTCCCCAGATACCATCCACTTCCGGCTCTTTAATGTGCAGCTCACGAGCAATGGCTTTTAAGCCTTCCAGGTTGTTTTCTGCATCTTTGATGATGGCAGTGTCTACCTCTGGATAGTGCTTAATAATGGCATCAGCCATACTAAGTCTTTCAAACGGCTCACCAAAGTTGTAGATCACTTCGCTCTCTACTTCACCTTCGGCATTTTTAGTGGTGTTGCGAATATCTGTCGTGCCGAGGATATCTTTGGCCAATGTGCGCAACATATCTTCGGTTAAGTCCATTAGATCATTGTAATCCGCATAGGCCTGATACCATTCAATCATAGTGAATTCAGGGTTATGACGGGTCGATAATCCCTCGTTGCGGAAGTTGCGGTTTATTTCGAACACGCGCTCAAAGCCACCCACTACCAGGCGTTTTAAATACAACTCCGGAGCAATGCGCAGGTACATATCAATATCCATTGCATTGTGATGTGTAATGAACGGCTTTGCAGTAGCTCCACCCGGGATTACCTGCAACATAGGCGTTTCCACTTCCATAAAGTCGCGGTCGCTGAGGTAACGACGAATACCCTCCACTATGCGACTGCGCATTACGAAGGTATCACGAGTTTCAGGACTCATGATCAAATCCACATAGCGTTGACGATATTTAGTTTCCTGGTCGGCAAGGCCATGGAACTTTTCAGGTAGTGGTCTTAAGGATTTGGTCAACAACTCGTATTTTTCCATGTTGACGTACAAATCGCCTTTACCAGATTTGTGCAATGCCCCACTGACACCAATAATATCACCGATATCCAATTGACCGTATTTGGCTTTTAGTTCTTTTTGCACATCTTTCGCTGCGTAAGCCTGAATACGGCCCTTCATGTCTTGTAGTACCATAAATGGACCGCGTTTAGACATAATACGGCCTGCCACTGAAACCTGAACGGCCAATTCTTCCAGGCTCTCTTTGTCGTGATCACCGAAGGCCATTTGCAGATCCGCGCTGTAATTCTCACGGCGGAACTTATTGGGATGAGCATTAGCAGAACAATGCTCACGAATGTTTGCAAGTTTGGCGCGTCTTTCAGCGATTAATTTGTTTTCATCGAGTTGTTGCTCAGACATCTGTCTTTGATTTCCTGCTTTAGAGGCCAGACTTTAAGCTGGCCTGAATAAATTTATCCAAATCACCGTCCAGGACGGCTTGGGTATTTCGGGTCTCAACACCGGTACGCAAATCTTTAATGCGGGAGTCGTCCAATACGTAGGAACGTATCTGGCTACCCCAACCAATATCCGACTTGCTATCTTCCATCGCTTGCTTTTCTTCGTTTTGCTTTTGTAACTCAAACTCATAAAGCTTAGCTTTTAATTGCTTCATGGCCTGGTCTTTATTTTTGTGCTGTGATCGGTCGTTCTGACATTGCACCACAATATTAGTGGGTACGTGAGTAATACGCACGGCAGAATCGGTTCGGTTTACGTGCTGACCACCCGCTCCCGAGGCGCGATAGGTATCAATACGCAAATCAGACGGATTGATATCAATCTCAATATCGTCGTTAATTTCCGGGTAAACGAAAGCAGACGCGAAAGATGTGTGTCGGCGGTTACCTGAGTCAAACGGAGATTTGCGCACCAGGCGGTGCACCCCTGTTTCTGTTCTCAACCAACCAAAGGCGTATTCGCCACCAAAGCGGATGGTGGCACTTTTAATACCCGCTACATCACCATCTGATACTTCAATTAACTCAGTTTTGAGCTGATGCTCTTCACCCCAGCGAAGATACATGCGCAATAGCATGTTGGCCCAATCCTGAGCCTCTGTGCCACCTGAACCTGCCTGGATATCCAGATAGCAATCATTGACATCATTGGGACCGGAGAACATACGGCGAAATTCCAGTTCTTCCAGTTTGCTGATCATGGTGTTTAGCTCTTCTTGAGCCTCGTTAAAGGTATCTTCGTCTTCCGCTTCAATAGCCAGTTCCAATAACCCTTCAACATCTTCTGCACCTTGGTCTAGTTGCAGTATCGTATCTACCACGGCTTCCAACGCAACCTTCTCTTTACCTAAGGCTTGCGCGCGCTCTGGTTCATTCCAGACATCCGGAGATTCCAGTTCGCGATTAACTTCTTCCAGGCGCTCTGACTTTACAGCAAAGTCAAAGATACCCCCTAAGCAGCTCAGTACGCGCTTTTACGTCGGCGATACCATTTTGCACAGGATTGATTTCAAACATATTTATTCTTTACTAACCTTAAAAAAGTGGCCGGGAATTCTATCTAATTTGCAGTCAATTGAACAGCGAACAATCGCTTTAACTCGACAGAATTGAATCAACACGCAACAGATGCAGCTCATTATTCGACCAGGTGGTCAAAAAAGCTTAACAACCTTTAGTCATTCACCGTATAATGCCTGCCCGCAAGTATACGCATCCGCAAACTGGATGCCGTCTCATGACTTAATTGCCAAATGAGCAACGAGAGTCAAAGCAAAACTATTTTTCAGTACTAGACTTACTCGAAAAATAACAAAGATTCATACGAAAACTTGGTAATCACAACACACAATGGCACTGGCAGTTTATTTAACACTGCTGCTGCAACGGAGACACCATGAACACACTTAACAAAAAATTGCTGAACACCACCTTGGTATGTTCTGCAATTCAACTGGCTCTTGCGGGCAATGTCTATGCGCAAGAAGCAGAAGACGAAGCACAAGAATTTGAAGCCATAACCGTAACAGCCACCAAACGTGCCCAGGTTATTTA includes these proteins:
- a CDS encoding rhomboid family intramembrane serine protease, producing the protein MSELNNVRHGNIRQAIMPGFIFVVILWLIKTLEFQFGFSLHQLGVFPGAMEGLIGILTGPLIHGSYEHLASNSLALLLLLAALFYGYPNSKYWTLATIWLGSGLGTWLFAREAWHFGASGLTHGLFFYLFVISILRRDKRSIALMMMVFFMYGGMIMTIFPREPGISYEYHFFGALFGLIAALIFKNSDPKPIEKQYGWEIEDKEDELIGDEWQTEQDQEHTIVEEEQHKLH
- a CDS encoding N-acetyltransferase family protein, which produces MFQVRPFVKMDFECVQAIYQEGIDTGLATFQTEVKSWFEWDASFLHDCRLVLLNENNRVCGWAALSPVSSRCCYAGVAEVTVYMASDTRGYGGGEMLLNALVACSEKHGIWTLKAGIFEQNKASIRLHQKCGFKLLGIQEGLGKLGNRWINVAAMERRSKVVGID
- a CDS encoding ArsR/SmtB family transcription factor gives rise to the protein MKSFKDMEQNAEQAVSLLKMLANKHRLMLLCLLQSGEKSVSELNEQVPIPQSTLSQHLSFLRREKLVETRREAQTIYYSLRDDNVIPVINLLYELYCADD
- a CDS encoding DUF6691 family protein, which gives rise to MKASNFSAFCSGLVFSLGLLLSQMVNPQKVLNFLDFFGNWDPSLLLVMAAALVVYWLAFFLIKPKMSKPVFASDFQLPNKSTLDKSLLSGAVLFGLGWGITGLCPGPALANVPGGEPKLLVFVVLMAVTMWGFDKISSKQ
- a CDS encoding YeeE/YedE family protein, with translation MTEFTPYAALAGGVLIGLAGVLFLLANGKVMGVSGLLGQLMNAPKNALPAVYFMLGLLLGPAVINAFQIDVIQIKLPSEINLDWWQVVIGAVLVGLGTRMGSGCTSGHGVCGIGRFSLRSIVATCVFMGIAILVVTLMRHVLS
- the lysS gene encoding lysine--tRNA ligase: MSEQQLDENKLIAERRAKLANIREHCSANAHPNKFRRENYSADLQMAFGDHDKESLEELAVQVSVAGRIMSKRGPFMVLQDMKGRIQAYAAKDVQKELKAKYGQLDIGDIIGVSGALHKSGKGDLYVNMEKYELLTKSLRPLPEKFHGLADQETKYRQRYVDLIMSPETRDTFVMRSRIVEGIRRYLSDRDFMEVETPMLQVIPGGATAKPFITHHNAMDIDMYLRIAPELYLKRLVVGGFERVFEINRNFRNEGLSTRHNPEFTMIEWYQAYADYNDLMDLTEDMLRTLAKDILGTTDIRNTTKNAEGEVESEVIYNFGEPFERLSMADAIIKHYPEVDTAIIKDAENNLEGLKAIARELHIKEPEVDGIWGPGKYLCEIFEAVAEEKLEQPTFITEYPWEVSPLARRNDENPFITDRFEFFVGGRELANGFSELNDAEDQAARFQKQVEEKEAGDDEAMHFDDDYIRALEYGLPPTAGEGIGIDRLVMLFSDSPTIKDVILFPHMKPEVTE
- the prfB gene encoding peptide chain release factor 2 (programmed frameshift) produces the protein MFEINPVQNGIADVKARTELLRGYLDFAVKSERLEEVNRELESPDVWNEPERAQALGKEKVALEAVVDTILQLDQGAEDVEGLLELAIEAEDEDTFNEAQEELNTMISKLEELEFRRMFSGPNDVNDCYLDIQAGSGGTEAQDWANMLLRMYLRWGEEHQLKTELIEVSDGDVAGIKSATIRFGGEYAFGWLRTETGVHRLVRKSPFDSGNRRHTSFASAFVYPEINDDIEIDINPSDLRIDTYRASGAGGQHVNRTDSAVRITHVPTNIVVQCQNDRSQHKNKDQAMKQLKAKLYEFELQKQNEEKQAMEDSKSDIGWGSQIRSYVLDDSRIKDLRTGVETRNTQAVLDGDLDKFIQASLKSGL